The stretch of DNA CAACTAGAAATTATTGGCTCAGTATTAAAAGATGCTCGAGAGAAAAAGAATCTAGCCAGAGCAGAGTTTGCCAACTCATGTTGTTTGTCCACCAAAATGATTTTGGAGTTAGAAGAGGGCGGCATGAGCTCTTTCTACACATTTGAATTAAAGATCGCTACCGCTAAACGAGTTGGCAGAGTCTTGGGCTTAGATGAATCATCCTATTTGACAGATCCCAGTGCCACGGAATCGATTGACGAAACTTTAATTGAGTCAGTTGAAGTTCAAGAAACTTCAGCCTCTAAAAAACATGAGGTAGCCGGAGTTGATTCAGGCTCAAAGAACCCCCCGCCAAGAAACGAAACCATATTATCCGCAGTGCTTGCAAATCCTCAGGTTTCTAATTTGGAAGAGACGCTGAATCAGGTTAATGTAGAACACGGCTTTAAGTTAAGTACTGCTGGTAATAGTGTAGTAACAATAAGAGTGATGACGATCGTATTTAGTTTTTTAGTGCTGACGGGCGCTATTTATGGACTAAATGATCGGTTCAACATCATCAATTTAGCTATTGGACTAGTAAACCCCCCACAGAAGGCCGTAGTAGCCAACGATGTTCAGGATTTAAAGCCTGATGAAGACTTAGCTCTCAAGCCCGAGAGTTCTGACACTACAGTAAAACCACCAGAAACTCAGCCAGCTCAAGCGCTTCAAACTACTCCTAGTGAGCAATGTCCTTATAAACAAGAGGCACAATTGCCCACTTATCAATCGCCGAATCCCTCTAAACGGGGAGATATTGTGAATATCAAATCTCTTATTAAGCAAGCCGTTTGCGTTGTAGATAATTCAGGGAAACAAACCGTCGTTAATCTAGAGTCAAATGCTTCTTACGCATTTCGAGGTACCCCTCCATTTGTGGTGATTACTCAGGATTTAGACAGTGTTGAAATGTATTTTCAGGGTTGGAGAGTACGCTCACCAAGTGTAGGTGCAAAGCAGATTAAATTACTGGAAGTTTCCTTGTAAAGTTTCCACAAGCTAAAAGAAACAAAATTAAGGTGTGCAAATGTTTGAATTTTCTAAAAAAAGTAATCCCAATACAGATACTCAACTGACTTATTTGACTACAGTTGGGGCCGGTTCCATTATGAAGGGTGACTTTATTCATAGTGGAAACATGCTTTTATTAGGGCATTTAATTGGCGAT from Polynucleobacter duraquae encodes:
- a CDS encoding helix-turn-helix domain-containing protein, with the translated sequence MRPHKHYAQLEIIGSVLKDAREKKNLARAEFANSCCLSTKMILELEEGGMSSFYTFELKIATAKRVGRVLGLDESSYLTDPSATESIDETLIESVEVQETSASKKHEVAGVDSGSKNPPPRNETILSAVLANPQVSNLEETLNQVNVEHGFKLSTAGNSVVTIRVMTIVFSFLVLTGAIYGLNDRFNIINLAIGLVNPPQKAVVANDVQDLKPDEDLALKPESSDTTVKPPETQPAQALQTTPSEQCPYKQEAQLPTYQSPNPSKRGDIVNIKSLIKQAVCVVDNSGKQTVVNLESNASYAFRGTPPFVVITQDLDSVEMYFQGWRVRSPSVGAKQIKLLEVSL